In Prescottella soli, a genomic segment contains:
- a CDS encoding bifunctional MaoC family dehydratase N-terminal/OB-fold nucleic acid binding domain-containing protein, giving the protein MSEFLTKLEAFEGQVLTPTVWGPDEVNTPMIRHWVETMGDTSPIYLDDEAARATGRDGAVAPALMAQVWTMRTFNDKMANNDPSQVWTDLIATLDDEGFTSVVATDSDFEFFVELRPGDRVSLTEVIEDISEEKKTGLGVGHFVTTLKTYRNGDDEVVATQRWRTLRFKPKGSEKAAEKPAEKSEKSAGPIPGLRPRPALNADNAFWFEAAKEHRLVIQRCTNCGVLRHPTGPMCGACQSLDWDTVDASGRGTVYSFVVNHHPQIPGFEYPLIVATIELEEGTRLIANMTGISPDDVEIDMPVELDWIDADPDLTLPAFRPAAREDS; this is encoded by the coding sequence GTGAGCGAATTCCTCACCAAGCTCGAGGCATTCGAGGGTCAGGTCCTGACCCCCACCGTGTGGGGTCCGGACGAGGTCAACACCCCGATGATCCGGCACTGGGTCGAGACGATGGGCGACACCAGCCCGATCTACCTCGACGACGAGGCCGCCCGCGCCACCGGTCGTGACGGCGCCGTCGCCCCCGCGCTCATGGCGCAGGTGTGGACGATGCGCACGTTCAACGACAAGATGGCCAACAACGATCCGTCGCAGGTGTGGACCGACCTGATCGCCACGCTCGACGACGAGGGCTTCACGTCCGTCGTCGCTACCGACTCGGACTTCGAGTTCTTCGTGGAACTGCGTCCCGGCGACCGGGTTTCGCTCACCGAGGTGATCGAGGACATCTCCGAGGAGAAGAAGACGGGCCTCGGCGTCGGTCACTTCGTCACGACGCTCAAGACCTATCGCAACGGAGACGACGAGGTCGTCGCGACCCAGCGCTGGCGGACCCTGCGGTTCAAGCCGAAGGGCAGCGAGAAGGCCGCGGAGAAGCCGGCAGAGAAGTCGGAGAAGTCGGCGGGGCCGATCCCGGGCCTGCGTCCGCGCCCGGCGCTCAACGCCGACAACGCCTTCTGGTTCGAGGCCGCCAAGGAGCACCGCCTGGTGATCCAGCGCTGCACCAACTGCGGCGTGCTGCGCCACCCCACCGGACCGATGTGCGGTGCGTGCCAGTCGCTCGACTGGGACACCGTCGACGCGTCGGGCCGCGGCACCGTCTACAGCTTCGTCGTCAACCACCACCCGCAGATCCCCGGATTCGAGTACCCGCTCATCGTGGCGACGATCGAACTCGAAGAGGGCACCCGCCTGATCGCGAACATGACCGGCATTTCGCCGGACGACGTCGAGATCGACATGCCGGTGGAACTGGACTGGATCGACGCCGACCCGGATCTGACGCTGCCCGCGTTCCGGCCGGCCGCACGGGAGGACTCCTGA
- a CDS encoding acyl-CoA dehydrogenase family protein — MDFNFSEEQEAIRNLADEVFTSKADIDRVKQVELSDERLDRDLWRELANTGLLGIALPEDLGGGGLGLSELYVLLEQQGRHVAPVPIWQSTLAALAVAEFGTDAQRAALVPGVAEGSSFLTIGLEEFGPYAPGDPRTTATEAGGQWTLTGAKAVVPITHVADRAIVSATTPSGAALFVVDLAAAGVSVEQTQSTNWEICGNVTLESAPAELLGPADGTTAQWLLDRVELALAAIQLGVGSGAVQQAVTYLNGRHQFGRPLATFQAVNHQLADCYIDLEAMRVTLWQAAWLLAEGQELGTSVLVAKWWATDAGQRVVHRTTHVHGGMGVDTDYPVHRHLLWGKQIGATLGGSASDLARLGAQLAAGVEVVS; from the coding sequence ATGGACTTCAACTTCAGCGAAGAGCAAGAGGCAATTCGCAACCTCGCCGACGAGGTCTTCACCAGCAAGGCCGACATCGACCGCGTCAAGCAGGTCGAGCTGAGCGATGAGCGTCTCGACCGCGACCTGTGGCGCGAGCTGGCGAACACGGGCCTGCTCGGCATCGCGCTGCCCGAGGACCTCGGCGGCGGCGGCCTGGGCCTGTCCGAGCTGTACGTCCTGCTCGAGCAGCAGGGCCGCCACGTCGCGCCCGTGCCGATCTGGCAGTCCACCCTCGCGGCCCTCGCGGTCGCCGAGTTCGGCACCGACGCCCAGCGCGCCGCGCTGGTCCCGGGTGTCGCCGAGGGCAGCAGCTTCCTGACGATCGGGCTCGAGGAGTTCGGCCCCTACGCCCCGGGCGATCCGCGGACCACCGCCACCGAGGCCGGCGGCCAGTGGACCCTGACAGGCGCCAAGGCGGTCGTCCCGATCACCCACGTCGCGGACCGCGCGATCGTCTCGGCGACCACGCCGTCCGGTGCGGCGCTGTTCGTCGTGGACCTCGCCGCCGCGGGCGTCTCGGTGGAGCAGACGCAGTCCACCAACTGGGAGATCTGCGGCAACGTCACGCTCGAGTCGGCTCCCGCGGAACTGCTCGGCCCCGCCGACGGCACCACCGCGCAGTGGCTGCTCGACCGCGTCGAGCTCGCGCTGGCCGCGATCCAGCTCGGTGTCGGCTCGGGTGCCGTGCAGCAGGCCGTCACGTACCTCAACGGCCGGCACCAGTTCGGGCGTCCGCTCGCGACGTTCCAGGCCGTCAACCACCAGCTGGCCGACTGCTACATCGACCTCGAGGCGATGCGCGTGACCCTGTGGCAGGCCGCGTGGCTGCTCGCCGAGGGGCAGGAGCTGGGCACGTCGGTGCTGGTCGCCAAGTGGTGGGCCACCGACGCCGGCCAGCGCGTCGTGCACCGCACCACCCACGTCCACGGCGGCATGGGTGTCGACACCGACTACCCGGTGCACCGGCACCTGTTGTGGGGCAAGCAGATCGGTGCCACCCTCGGTGGTTCCGCGTCGGATCTCGCCCGTCTGGGCGCACAGCTCGCGGCGGGTGTCGAGGTGGTCTCATGA
- a CDS encoding MaoC family dehydratase, with product MTATAAAVTGRSYDDIAVGEVLPELAIPLTRTLIVATAIATRDFQDVHHDPELAQQRGSKDVFMNILTSNGLAGRFVTDWAGPFATVRRVKIRLGAPNYPGDTMTMTGEVVSKENGLVEVKVQGANSLGNHLSGTVTVAYPAAEGRDA from the coding sequence ATGACCGCCACCGCCGCCGCCGTGACGGGCCGCAGCTACGACGACATCGCTGTCGGCGAGGTGCTGCCCGAGCTGGCGATCCCGCTCACCCGCACGCTGATCGTGGCGACCGCGATCGCGACGCGTGACTTCCAGGACGTGCACCACGATCCGGAGCTGGCGCAGCAGCGCGGCTCGAAGGACGTGTTCATGAACATCCTCACCAGCAACGGGCTGGCCGGCCGGTTCGTGACGGACTGGGCTGGACCGTTCGCGACGGTGCGCCGGGTGAAGATCCGCCTGGGTGCCCCGAACTATCCGGGCGACACCATGACCATGACCGGTGAGGTCGTCTCGAAGGAGAACGGTCTCGTCGAGGTGAAGGTCCAGGGCGCGAACAGCCTGGGTAACCACCTGTCGGGAACCGTCACGGTCGCCTACCCCGCCGCTGAAGGGAGGGATGCCTGA
- a CDS encoding lipid-transfer protein, with amino-acid sequence MAVSPLSGAAAIVGIGATEFSKKSGRSELQLACEAVTAALADAGIDPSEVDGLSTFTMETNGEILVARNCGLGELKFFSRIGYGGGAACASVQQAAMAVATGVAEVVVVYRAFNERSGMRFGLGQHDRPMDSTADRAAYAWLTPQGLATPAQWVAMFARRYMHQYGATSEDFGRVAVVARKHAANNPAAWFYGKPITLEDHQNSRWIAEPLHLLDCCQETDGGQALVIVSAERAKDLRNKPAIIKGAAQGSGKDQHMMTSYYRPDITGIPEMGLVGRQLYGQAGLTPDDINAAILYDHFTPLVLPQLEELGFCRPGEAKDFIREGNLEIGGRLPSNTHGGQVGEAYLHGVNGIAEAVRLVRGTSTNQPEGVENVLVTAGTAVPTSGLILGAA; translated from the coding sequence ATGGCTGTCAGCCCGCTCTCGGGTGCCGCCGCGATCGTCGGTATCGGCGCCACCGAGTTCTCGAAGAAGTCCGGTCGCTCCGAGCTGCAGCTCGCGTGCGAGGCGGTCACCGCCGCTCTCGCCGACGCCGGCATCGACCCGTCCGAGGTCGACGGTCTCAGCACCTTCACGATGGAGACCAACGGCGAGATCCTCGTCGCCCGCAACTGCGGGCTGGGGGAGCTCAAGTTCTTCTCCCGGATCGGCTACGGCGGCGGCGCGGCGTGCGCCTCGGTGCAGCAGGCGGCGATGGCCGTCGCGACCGGCGTCGCCGAGGTCGTGGTGGTCTACCGCGCGTTCAACGAACGCTCCGGTATGCGCTTCGGCCTGGGGCAGCACGACCGCCCGATGGACTCGACCGCCGACCGCGCAGCGTATGCGTGGTTGACCCCGCAGGGATTGGCGACTCCCGCCCAGTGGGTCGCGATGTTCGCTCGGCGGTACATGCACCAGTACGGTGCCACGAGTGAGGATTTCGGCCGGGTTGCTGTCGTGGCGCGCAAGCACGCCGCGAACAACCCTGCCGCGTGGTTCTACGGCAAGCCCATCACGCTCGAGGACCACCAGAACTCCCGGTGGATCGCCGAGCCGCTGCACCTGCTCGACTGCTGCCAGGAGACCGACGGCGGCCAGGCCCTCGTCATCGTCTCGGCCGAGCGCGCCAAGGACCTGCGCAACAAGCCCGCGATCATCAAGGGCGCCGCGCAGGGTTCGGGCAAGGACCAGCACATGATGACGAGCTACTACCGCCCCGACATCACCGGCATCCCGGAGATGGGTCTGGTCGGTCGTCAGCTCTACGGCCAGGCCGGTCTGACGCCGGACGACATCAATGCGGCGATCCTCTACGACCACTTCACTCCTCTGGTGCTCCCGCAGCTCGAGGAACTCGGTTTCTGCCGTCCCGGCGAGGCCAAGGACTTCATCCGCGAGGGGAATCTGGAGATCGGTGGACGGCTGCCGAGCAACACGCACGGCGGCCAGGTCGGTGAGGCGTACCTGCACGGCGTCAACGGCATCGCGGAGGCGGTCCGGTTGGTGCGTGGGACGTCCACCAACCAGCCCGAGGGTGTCGAGAACGTGCTCGTCACGGCGGGAACCGCGGTTCCCACCAGCGGCCTCATTCTCGGCGCCGCCTGA
- a CDS encoding MaoC/PaaZ C-terminal domain-containing protein: MTAVEQKPAGAWRGVDLGTRTVSYDERDAILYALAVGAKATDLDLVMEDRLRVLPTFALTLAQWAPDELGQRGAFDMKTALHGSQELKVLAPLPRSGEVTLKASVGEVWDKGAAAVFEVKVECDYFVATWSLFAPGAGGFGGERGPSKPPAPEGEANVTAQLETAFNVAALYRLTGDRHHIHIDPAAAAGIGQPRPIMHGLCTLAASTLPLAKELGVHPADLTELQGRFAAPVFPGDTADLKAWGDASGLSFELVREGKPAISGGYAVFAK; the protein is encoded by the coding sequence ATGACGGCAGTGGAGCAGAAGCCGGCCGGCGCGTGGCGTGGGGTCGACCTCGGCACCCGCACGGTGAGCTACGACGAGCGCGACGCGATCCTGTACGCGCTCGCCGTGGGTGCGAAGGCCACCGATCTGGACCTCGTCATGGAGGACCGGCTGCGGGTGCTGCCGACGTTCGCGCTGACCCTGGCCCAGTGGGCTCCTGACGAGCTGGGGCAGCGCGGTGCCTTCGACATGAAGACCGCGCTGCACGGGTCGCAGGAGCTGAAGGTGCTCGCGCCGCTGCCCCGCAGCGGTGAGGTCACGCTGAAGGCCAGTGTCGGCGAGGTCTGGGACAAGGGCGCCGCGGCGGTGTTCGAGGTCAAGGTCGAGTGCGACTACTTCGTCGCGACCTGGTCGCTGTTCGCCCCGGGCGCAGGCGGATTCGGTGGCGAGCGTGGCCCGTCCAAGCCGCCGGCACCGGAGGGCGAGGCCAACGTGACGGCTCAGCTCGAGACCGCGTTCAACGTGGCCGCGCTGTACCGCCTCACCGGCGACCGCCACCACATCCACATCGATCCGGCCGCCGCCGCGGGCATCGGCCAGCCGCGTCCGATCATGCACGGCCTGTGCACGCTCGCCGCGTCGACGCTGCCGCTCGCGAAGGAACTCGGCGTGCACCCCGCGGACCTGACGGAACTGCAGGGCCGCTTCGCCGCGCCCGTGTTCCCCGGCGACACCGCGGATCTGAAGGCGTGGGGCGACGCCTCGGGCCTGTCCTTCGAGCTCGTCCGCGAGGGCAAGCCGGCCATCTCCGGCGGTTACGCGGTCTTCGCCAAGTAG
- a CDS encoding SDR family oxidoreductase produces MNYPNPIDFSGRAVVVTGGTKGIGFAIAEHFLQAGADVLVCARNEPDTLPTVDGRSAAFRAVDVRDPADATALMEDAACRFGRLDVLVNNAGGSPDADAATVSPRFVEKIVALNLLAPYYMAQAANLVMREQETGGAIVNIGSVSAHQPQPGTAAYTAAKAGLLGLTKALAIEWAPKVRVNHITTGLIRTEAAASVYGEDGGAAVTRTLPMERMAVPSDIAKACLFLGSDLSSYVNGADLAVHGGGEYPARYMATQGN; encoded by the coding sequence ATGAACTACCCCAACCCGATCGACTTCTCCGGTCGCGCAGTGGTCGTCACGGGCGGCACCAAGGGCATCGGCTTCGCCATCGCCGAGCACTTCCTGCAGGCGGGCGCTGACGTGCTGGTGTGCGCGCGCAACGAGCCCGACACCCTGCCGACCGTCGACGGCCGCAGCGCCGCCTTCCGCGCCGTGGACGTCCGCGACCCGGCCGACGCGACCGCCCTCATGGAGGACGCCGCCTGCCGCTTCGGCCGCCTCGACGTGCTGGTCAACAACGCCGGCGGCTCCCCCGACGCCGATGCCGCGACGGTGTCGCCGCGCTTCGTCGAGAAGATCGTCGCGCTCAACCTGCTGGCGCCGTACTACATGGCCCAGGCCGCGAATCTCGTTATGCGCGAGCAGGAGACGGGCGGGGCGATCGTGAACATCGGCAGCGTCTCGGCGCATCAGCCGCAGCCGGGCACCGCGGCCTACACCGCGGCGAAGGCCGGACTCCTCGGACTGACCAAGGCGCTCGCGATCGAGTGGGCACCCAAGGTGCGCGTCAACCACATCACCACCGGACTGATCCGCACCGAGGCGGCGGCGTCGGTGTACGGCGAGGACGGCGGCGCCGCGGTGACCCGCACGCTGCCGATGGAGCGCATGGCCGTCCCGTCGGACATCGCCAAGGCGTGCCTGTTCCTGGGCAGCGACCTGTCGTCGTACGTCAACGGCGCGGACCTGGCGGTCCACGGCGGCGGCGAGTACCCGGCCCGCTACATGGCGACGCAGGGCAACTGA
- a CDS encoding SDR family NAD(P)-dependent oxidoreductase: MGKLDGKVALITGAGQGIGQGIAHALAKEGVSIAVSGRTESKLVKTVEQIEAYGGKAVAVPCDVSKAEDIDAAVARTLEHFGGVDILVNNANDCKPGPLLSVTDEDFERSFETGPLATLRLMRACYPSMKERGGGSIINLVTSAAVRWDASNYGAYAATKEGMRALTRAAACEWGVDGIRVNAIAPHALSPALEWWINEYPEEAEEFKAGIPLRRIGDPESDIGRAVVFIVSSDAGYLSGATIPLDGGQSRWG, from the coding sequence ATGGGCAAGCTTGACGGCAAGGTCGCACTCATCACGGGCGCCGGACAGGGCATCGGCCAGGGCATCGCGCACGCGCTGGCCAAGGAGGGCGTCTCGATCGCCGTCTCGGGCCGGACCGAGTCGAAGCTCGTCAAGACGGTCGAACAGATCGAGGCCTACGGCGGCAAGGCGGTGGCCGTGCCGTGCGACGTCAGCAAGGCCGAGGACATCGATGCGGCGGTCGCACGCACCCTCGAGCACTTCGGTGGGGTCGACATCCTGGTGAACAACGCCAACGACTGCAAGCCGGGCCCGCTGCTGTCCGTCACCGATGAGGACTTCGAGCGATCGTTCGAGACCGGTCCGCTCGCGACCCTGCGCCTGATGCGGGCGTGCTACCCGTCCATGAAGGAACGCGGCGGCGGTTCGATCATCAATCTCGTCACGTCGGCGGCGGTCCGGTGGGACGCGAGCAACTACGGTGCCTACGCCGCGACCAAGGAGGGGATGCGGGCCCTGACGCGTGCCGCGGCCTGCGAATGGGGTGTCGACGGCATCCGCGTCAATGCGATTGCGCCCCATGCCCTGTCGCCGGCGCTCGAGTGGTGGATCAACGAGTACCCCGAGGAGGCCGAGGAGTTCAAGGCCGGTATCCCGCTGCGTCGCATCGGCGATCCCGAGAGCGACATCGGGCGGGCTGTCGTCTTCATCGTGAGCAGCGACGCCGGCTACCTCAGCGGCGCCACCATCCCGCTCGACGGCGGCCAGTCCCGCTGGGGCTGA
- a CDS encoding IclR family transcriptional regulator, translating into MVTSLLGKVRLLLESFDAESGSLSLTELSRRSGVAKATVHRLAAEMVELGLLERVATDYRLGLRLFELGQLVPTQRILRDAALPFLQELHAITRETVHLAIRDGLDVLYIDKISGHGSVDLPSRVAGRLPVEVTATGKVMLAFSSPAVFEQVVARGLAKYTHRSVASAAMLRRQLERARSEAMTVEAEEVRLGTASAAVPIFSGGSTVVGAISVSTSTARMNVARISGPLQTAGQGVSRALHEIARTA; encoded by the coding sequence ATGGTGACATCGCTGCTGGGTAAGGTGCGCCTGCTGCTCGAGTCCTTCGATGCCGAGTCGGGTTCGCTGTCGCTCACCGAGTTGTCGCGGCGCAGCGGGGTGGCCAAGGCCACCGTGCACCGGCTCGCGGCCGAGATGGTCGAACTGGGGCTGCTCGAGCGGGTCGCTACCGACTACCGGTTGGGACTGCGGCTGTTCGAACTGGGTCAACTGGTGCCGACGCAGCGGATCCTGCGGGACGCCGCGCTCCCGTTCCTGCAGGAACTGCACGCGATCACCCGCGAGACCGTCCACCTCGCGATCCGGGACGGCCTCGATGTGCTGTACATCGACAAGATCTCCGGGCACGGGTCGGTGGACCTGCCGTCCCGCGTCGCAGGCCGGCTGCCGGTCGAGGTCACCGCCACCGGCAAGGTCATGCTCGCCTTCTCGTCGCCCGCGGTGTTCGAGCAGGTTGTCGCCCGTGGCCTCGCGAAGTACACACATCGCTCGGTGGCGTCGGCGGCAATGCTGCGCCGGCAACTCGAACGCGCCCGCAGCGAGGCGATGACGGTCGAGGCCGAGGAGGTTCGGCTCGGGACGGCCAGCGCGGCGGTCCCGATCTTCTCGGGAGGATCGACCGTTGTCGGCGCCATCAGCGTGTCGACGAGCACGGCCCGGATGAACGTCGCCCGGATCTCGGGACCGCTGCAGACCGCGGGGCAGGGCGTCAGTCGAGCGCTCCACGAGATCGCGCGGACGGCCTGA
- a CDS encoding multidrug effflux MFS transporter, which produces MTADATTDAAREGARVAAPEGGSRIRLVVILGLLTALGPFTVDMYLPALPAITDDFLTSDAAVQLTLTGTLLGLALGQLVIGPLSDVFGRRRPLVIGTSLHVAASVACWFAPSIAVLGALRALQGLGAAATGVIAMAVVRDLFDGRDAAVVMSRLMLVMGVAPILAPSIGGVLLTAVSWHGVFLVLAGLGLVMIVLGGVAMPETLPPSARVGRGVAPVLRTYATLARDGQFMVLVLVCGLGRAVLWAYIAGSSFVMQDQFELAPGVYGIAFAAGAVVLIGASQLNVVLLGRWTPMGICVASLAVSTVLGAVAIGLAATDTGGFLGFALPVLALLCATGFVMPNAPALALSRHGEAAGTAAAMVGFAQFGAAAVIAPIVGLLGNTSLAIAVAMTGSAVLALFALGAVVRPSARSRGALD; this is translated from the coding sequence GTGACGGCCGACGCGACGACCGACGCGGCCCGCGAGGGTGCCCGCGTCGCCGCGCCCGAGGGCGGGAGCCGGATCCGACTGGTCGTGATCCTCGGCCTGCTCACCGCCCTCGGGCCGTTCACGGTGGACATGTACCTGCCGGCGCTACCCGCGATCACCGACGATTTCCTGACGTCGGACGCCGCCGTGCAGCTCACGCTCACCGGGACGCTGCTCGGCCTGGCCCTGGGCCAACTGGTGATCGGGCCGCTCTCCGACGTGTTCGGACGCCGACGTCCGCTCGTCATCGGGACGTCGCTGCACGTCGCGGCGTCGGTGGCCTGCTGGTTCGCGCCGTCGATCGCGGTCCTCGGCGCACTGCGCGCGCTGCAGGGGCTCGGCGCGGCCGCGACCGGGGTGATCGCGATGGCCGTCGTCCGCGATCTGTTCGACGGCCGGGACGCCGCCGTCGTGATGTCGCGGCTGATGCTCGTCATGGGCGTCGCCCCGATCCTGGCGCCGTCGATCGGCGGCGTGTTGCTGACGGCGGTCTCGTGGCACGGGGTGTTCCTCGTGCTCGCCGGTCTCGGGCTCGTCATGATCGTGCTCGGTGGGGTCGCGATGCCCGAGACACTGCCGCCGTCGGCACGGGTCGGCCGCGGTGTCGCACCGGTGCTGCGCACGTACGCGACGCTGGCCCGCGACGGGCAGTTCATGGTGCTGGTGCTGGTGTGCGGGCTCGGCCGGGCGGTGCTCTGGGCGTACATCGCAGGCTCGTCGTTCGTGATGCAGGACCAGTTCGAGCTGGCGCCCGGGGTCTACGGCATCGCGTTCGCCGCCGGCGCCGTCGTGCTGATCGGCGCGTCCCAACTCAACGTCGTGCTGCTGGGGCGCTGGACGCCGATGGGCATCTGCGTGGCGTCGCTCGCGGTGAGCACCGTGCTCGGAGCCGTCGCGATCGGGTTGGCGGCGACCGACACCGGCGGATTCCTCGGCTTCGCGCTGCCGGTCCTGGCATTGCTGTGCGCCACCGGGTTCGTGATGCCGAATGCACCGGCGCTCGCACTGTCCCGGCACGGAGAGGCTGCGGGCACCGCGGCGGCGATGGTGGGGTTCGCGCAGTTCGGGGCGGCGGCGGTCATCGCCCCGATCGTCGGGCTGCTGGGGAACACGTCCCTGGCGATCGCCGTGGCGATGACCGGTTCGGCGGTGCTCGCACTGTTCGCGTTGGGGGCCGTCGTCAGGCCGTCCGCGCGATCTCGTGGAGCGCTCGACTGA
- a CDS encoding alpha/beta fold hydrolase: MTNRPNSLYTTAAGVKFHYHDLGEGAPTIFLHGGGPGCTAWSDFGPVAPLFAQDRRAILVDILQYGLSDKCTITGPMWDFHAAKIVALLDELGIDRADFVCNSWGGTIALNLAAKYPDRVRSLVITGSMPVFYGPLAPLPEDGRRGRNARDVYYGGEGPTREKMRQLITKLEWFDGERLPEETLDMRYEQSLDPDEMALAAASDNPRGDWQDLTAELGMIQAPVLFAWGMHDAFLTPDYPLMLARMIEHGHLYVMDKASHHLQEERPHDYYTVVTGFLNQQHP, from the coding sequence ATGACGAATCGACCGAACAGCTTGTACACCACCGCAGCCGGCGTGAAGTTCCACTACCACGACCTCGGCGAGGGTGCGCCCACGATCTTCCTGCACGGCGGCGGTCCGGGCTGCACCGCGTGGTCCGATTTCGGGCCGGTGGCTCCACTCTTCGCGCAGGACCGCCGCGCGATCCTCGTCGACATCCTGCAGTACGGTCTGTCGGACAAGTGCACCATCACCGGGCCGATGTGGGACTTCCACGCCGCCAAGATCGTGGCGCTGCTCGACGAACTCGGCATCGACCGTGCCGATTTCGTGTGCAACTCGTGGGGTGGCACCATCGCCCTGAACCTGGCGGCGAAGTACCCCGACCGGGTGCGCTCGCTGGTGATCACCGGCAGCATGCCGGTGTTCTACGGCCCGCTCGCGCCGCTGCCCGAGGACGGCCGGCGGGGGCGCAACGCCCGCGACGTCTACTACGGCGGCGAGGGCCCGACGCGCGAGAAGATGCGTCAGCTCATCACCAAGCTCGAATGGTTCGACGGCGAGCGCCTGCCCGAGGAAACCCTCGACATGCGCTACGAACAGAGCCTCGACCCCGACGAGATGGCGCTCGCGGCGGCGTCGGACAACCCCCGCGGAGACTGGCAGGATCTCACCGCGGAACTCGGAATGATCCAGGCGCCGGTACTTTTCGCGTGGGGCATGCACGACGCCTTCCTCACGCCGGACTACCCGCTCATGCTCGCCCGGATGATCGAGCACGGTCACCTGTACGTGATGGACAAGGCGTCGCACCACCTCCAGGAGGAGCGGCCGCACGACTACTACACCGTGGTGACCGGGTTCCTGAACCAGCAGCATCCGTGA
- a CDS encoding acyl dehydratase has protein sequence MSEHAAPAVGESIESIVLQTDPVRVQRFGAATHNAHRIHYDTAYARFEGLDDRVVMAQLHGTLFFRAAARYVGDPDAVLSVGWRNRAPAYVGTTLTVTGSVREVHDDRIVLDLEERDSDGTLCAAGEAVVARR, from the coding sequence ATGAGTGAACACGCCGCTCCCGCCGTCGGCGAGTCGATCGAATCGATTGTGCTGCAGACCGATCCGGTGCGAGTGCAACGATTCGGTGCGGCCACGCACAACGCGCACCGGATCCACTACGACACCGCGTACGCACGGTTCGAGGGGCTCGACGACCGGGTCGTGATGGCGCAGTTGCACGGCACCCTGTTCTTCCGCGCGGCCGCCCGGTACGTGGGCGACCCGGACGCCGTGCTGTCGGTCGGGTGGCGGAACCGCGCACCCGCGTACGTCGGGACGACGCTCACGGTCACCGGGTCGGTGCGCGAGGTCCACGACGATCGGATCGTTCTGGACCTCGAGGAGCGCGACTCCGACGGGACGCTGTGCGCCGCCGGTGAGGCCGTCGTGGCCCGGCGGTGA